One genomic window of Cupriavidus malaysiensis includes the following:
- a CDS encoding DNA-binding protein, whose amino-acid sequence MEERLFDSSHDALRFAFSYSGQQYQASAMNKAMSPAIGSGKGLVGVDGAAQAGMIRRELGTLPELHQRVLTARAAPRELPCECRSACCMGKTLNPEWAEAIVWLTDQAMQQLSGSFSHYRVRRSILEKIFGVKIDLVQIAEDCGAHRNTVGEQNKRLKLWIEGERGRRGLNSAPGVEQVAWTAIDIRLKAAGMVKIEVAA is encoded by the coding sequence ATGGAAGAACGCCTCTTCGACAGCTCTCACGACGCGCTGCGCTTCGCGTTCAGCTACTCGGGCCAGCAGTACCAGGCCTCGGCGATGAACAAGGCCATGTCGCCCGCGATCGGGTCAGGGAAGGGGCTTGTCGGTGTCGACGGGGCCGCCCAGGCCGGCATGATCCGTCGAGAATTGGGTACGCTGCCCGAGCTGCATCAGCGTGTGCTGACCGCGCGCGCCGCGCCGCGCGAGCTGCCGTGCGAGTGCCGGTCGGCCTGCTGCATGGGCAAGACACTGAACCCGGAATGGGCCGAGGCCATCGTCTGGCTGACGGACCAGGCCATGCAGCAGTTGTCGGGGTCGTTCTCGCACTACCGTGTGCGCCGCTCGATCCTGGAGAAAATCTTCGGGGTGAAGATCGACCTGGTGCAGATCGCCGAGGACTGCGGCGCCCACCGGAACACGGTCGGCGAGCAGAACAAGCGCCTCAAGCTGTGGATCGAGGGCGAGCGCGGCCGCCGCGGGCTGAACTCGGCGCCCGGGGTAGAGCAGGTTGCCTGGACGGCCATCGACATCCGCCTGAAGGCCGCTGGGATGGTGAAAATCGAGGTCGCCGCTTGA
- a CDS encoding RusA family crossover junction endodeoxyribonuclease — translation MTTQSLFADGRALRRVVFAVPGQPVAKGRPKFSRQGGFVRTYTPEPTARYENLVKLAATQAMAGRPPIEGPVELWLDIELQIPASWSKKRQQQAIAGQIAATKKPDADNVLKAVKDGMNGIVWVDDAQAVEYRISKRYSASPGVRVSVEQLPLQAA, via the coding sequence ATGACGACGCAATCGCTCTTCGCCGACGGCCGCGCACTGCGCCGCGTCGTGTTCGCCGTGCCCGGGCAGCCGGTCGCCAAGGGTCGGCCCAAGTTCTCGCGCCAGGGCGGCTTCGTGCGGACCTACACCCCCGAGCCGACGGCTCGATACGAGAACCTGGTCAAGCTGGCCGCGACGCAGGCCATGGCCGGCCGGCCGCCCATCGAGGGCCCGGTCGAGCTCTGGCTCGACATCGAGCTGCAGATCCCGGCCAGCTGGTCCAAGAAGCGCCAGCAGCAGGCCATTGCCGGCCAGATCGCGGCGACGAAAAAGCCCGATGCCGACAACGTGCTCAAGGCCGTGAAGGACGGCATGAACGGCATCGTGTGGGTCGACGATGCCCAGGCGGTCGAGTACCGCATCAGCAAGCGCTACAGCGCCTCGCCCGGGGTGCGCGTGAGCGTGGAACAACTGCCGCTGCAAGCGGCTTGA
- a CDS encoding YdaU family protein: protein MNFYKRYTGDYARDTVHLSMVEDGAYNRLMDFYYSTEKPLPTDRKAVYRIARATDKAEQKAVDSILLQFFQDGIDGFRHKRIDAEIEKAKPKADANRENGKKGGRPRKGQPTDNPPENPMGFGSVTQIEPTSEPALVNHSHSQKNNTYSSGVGSSNVVGPVDNSESPPPLSADEIGEALQRLEAERGKTVALTPRAREALLRIAVRRIAVPVLLRAHALARARRDADRDSSAVNPGFLEPFVDEALAGDRSGPPGTDWDATTDGVLAKAGEHGLRQGADEPWLWFRLRVIGASGDQRLIEREVSKAERMNPNEFERVHVLMYGVAPGQVAAA, encoded by the coding sequence ATGAACTTCTACAAGCGCTACACAGGCGACTACGCGCGCGATACGGTCCACCTCTCGATGGTCGAGGACGGCGCCTACAACCGCCTGATGGACTTCTACTACTCGACCGAGAAGCCGCTGCCCACCGACCGTAAGGCCGTCTACCGCATCGCGCGTGCTACCGACAAGGCAGAACAGAAAGCCGTTGACAGCATCCTCTTGCAGTTCTTCCAGGATGGCATCGACGGGTTCCGCCACAAGCGGATCGACGCGGAAATCGAGAAAGCCAAGCCGAAGGCGGATGCAAACCGAGAGAACGGAAAAAAGGGCGGCCGTCCGAGGAAAGGGCAACCCACGGATAACCCACCAGAAAACCCAATGGGTTTCGGTTCGGTAACCCAAATTGAACCCACCTCAGAACCCGCGCTGGTTAACCATAGCCATAGCCAGAAAAACAATACCTACTCAAGCGGCGTAGGTAGTTCGAACGTGGTAGGCCCTGTGGATAACTCGGAATCGCCGCCGCCGCTTTCCGCCGATGAGATCGGGGAAGCCCTCCAGCGCTTGGAGGCCGAGCGGGGCAAGACCGTCGCCCTGACCCCGCGCGCACGCGAGGCGTTGCTCCGGATTGCCGTGCGCCGCATTGCCGTGCCGGTGTTGCTCCGGGCTCATGCCCTCGCGCGTGCGCGAAGGGATGCCGACAGGGACAGCTCGGCGGTGAACCCCGGCTTCCTCGAGCCGTTCGTCGACGAGGCGCTGGCCGGCGACCGCAGCGGTCCGCCCGGCACGGACTGGGATGCCACGACCGACGGCGTGCTGGCCAAGGCCGGCGAGCACGGGCTGAGGCAGGGCGCCGACGAGCCTTGGCTCTGGTTCCGTCTGCGGGTGATCGGGGCCTCGGGCGACCAGCGGCTGATCGAGCGCGAGGTCAGCAAGGCCGAGCGCATGAACCCGAACGAGTTCGAGCGCGTGCACGTGCTCATGTACGGCGTGGCGCCGGGACAGGTGGCCGCAGCATGA
- a CDS encoding DNA-methyltransferase — protein sequence MTLDHCYQGDCRDVMRDLLAAGVRVQCIVTSPPYWGLRDYGVGGQLGLEPTLREFLANMVEVFDLARELLADDGTLWLNMGDSYAGSWGSQGREYSGVAVSALSARQVAASQRKASGTGTIREPGIKAKDLMGQPWRLAFALQDAGWWLRQDIIWHKPNPMPESVTDRCTKAHEYLFLLTKSARYRFDAEAIKEPATYGATPSGVGFGHGYDADWRARGRITAGSKRNSFARETKYSTAEHGQKAQHRPGREDIEYCETRNKRSVWTIATQSYSGAHFATFPEALVEPCILAGSRPGDIVFDPFMGSGTVASVAQRLGRRWLGAELNPEYIALQAERTRQPGLVLETAT from the coding sequence ATGACGCTCGACCACTGCTACCAAGGCGACTGCCGCGATGTCATGCGCGATCTGCTCGCCGCCGGCGTGCGCGTGCAGTGCATCGTGACCAGCCCGCCGTACTGGGGCCTGCGCGACTATGGCGTCGGCGGCCAGCTCGGCCTGGAGCCGACGCTGCGCGAGTTCCTGGCCAACATGGTCGAGGTGTTTGACCTGGCGCGCGAGCTGCTCGCGGACGACGGTACCCTTTGGCTGAACATGGGCGACAGCTACGCTGGCTCGTGGGGCTCGCAGGGTCGCGAGTACAGTGGCGTGGCGGTGTCCGCGCTGAGCGCCCGGCAGGTCGCTGCGAGTCAGCGCAAGGCCAGCGGTACCGGAACCATCCGAGAGCCTGGCATCAAGGCTAAGGATCTGATGGGCCAGCCCTGGCGCCTCGCCTTCGCCCTGCAGGACGCCGGCTGGTGGCTGCGCCAGGACATCATCTGGCACAAGCCGAACCCGATGCCGGAATCGGTCACGGACCGCTGCACGAAGGCCCACGAGTACCTGTTCCTCCTGACGAAGAGCGCGCGGTACCGCTTCGACGCCGAGGCGATCAAGGAACCGGCCACCTATGGCGCGACGCCCAGCGGTGTGGGATTTGGCCACGGCTACGACGCCGACTGGCGGGCCCGCGGCCGCATCACCGCCGGGTCGAAGCGCAACAGCTTCGCGCGCGAGACGAAGTACTCCACTGCCGAGCACGGCCAGAAGGCTCAGCACCGGCCCGGCCGTGAGGACATCGAGTACTGCGAGACGCGCAACAAGCGTTCCGTCTGGACCATCGCCACACAGTCCTATAGCGGCGCCCACTTCGCCACCTTCCCCGAGGCCCTGGTCGAGCCCTGCATCCTGGCCGGCAGCCGCCCTGGTGACATCGTATTCGACCCGTTCATGGGCTCGGGCACGGTGGCCAGCGTCGCGCAGCGGCTCGGCCGACGCTGGCTCGGCGCCGAGCTCAACCCCGAATACATCGCCCTGCAGGCTGAGCGCACGCGCCAGCCGGGGCTGGTGTTGGAGACTGCAACGTGA
- a CDS encoding helix-turn-helix domain-containing protein codes for MHVADRNEVVVVRRIAQHTQKTVAEAIGVEASNFSRFHNGRGHGLQLKKFCELLAFLGIDLSQLAGDDDEPGQPAQDMVTITRAQFEALRTLAEIGMKGMEVS; via the coding sequence ATGCATGTTGCTGATCGCAACGAAGTTGTGGTAGTGCGCCGGATCGCGCAGCACACGCAGAAGACAGTCGCCGAAGCGATCGGCGTTGAGGCCTCGAACTTCAGTCGCTTCCACAACGGGCGCGGCCACGGCCTGCAGCTGAAGAAATTCTGCGAGTTGCTGGCCTTCCTCGGCATCGATCTCTCCCAGCTGGCCGGCGATGACGACGAGCCCGGGCAGCCGGCCCAGGACATGGTGACCATCACACGCGCGCAGTTCGAAGCGTTGCGCACGCTGGCCGAGATCGGCATGAAAGGGATGGAGGTGTCGTGA
- a CDS encoding LexA family transcriptional regulator: MKEAGVSQADLARACGVKPPSVNGWLSGKSKFLRGENLLAAARALNVSEEWLATGQGPMRTTTGLRLESLRTTPEQREHENAELLAATAIPLQDRLDEVFEECSAVDLLRKIGMSDSEFTRVAGGYTMPVDLAVKIQEATGISSVWLLLGKGPKKVAIRHNDDWNPLPIPQASIRKIPVLAMAQLGDNGHFCDMEYPVGHGDGYLQFFSSDPDAYGLRCVGDSMEPRIKDGEFVVAAPNHSVTNGDEVLVKSKDGRVMIKILGFARDGYTSFLSVNQKHGIVKIPNDDIEKLDFIEAIVKASAWVPD; this comes from the coding sequence ATGAAGGAAGCCGGCGTCAGCCAGGCTGATCTGGCTCGTGCCTGTGGCGTGAAGCCCCCCAGCGTCAATGGATGGCTGAGTGGCAAATCAAAATTCTTGCGAGGAGAGAACCTCCTTGCGGCTGCCCGGGCTCTCAATGTCTCGGAGGAGTGGCTCGCGACGGGGCAAGGCCCAATGCGGACGACCACTGGGCTTCGACTTGAATCGCTTAGGACCACTCCTGAGCAGCGAGAGCACGAGAATGCCGAGCTTCTGGCGGCGACAGCTATTCCACTGCAGGACCGCCTCGACGAAGTCTTTGAGGAGTGCAGCGCTGTCGACTTGCTCCGCAAAATCGGCATGTCAGATTCTGAGTTCACTCGCGTCGCAGGCGGCTACACGATGCCCGTGGATTTGGCAGTAAAGATCCAAGAGGCTACTGGCATCAGTTCCGTGTGGCTATTGCTCGGAAAGGGGCCGAAGAAAGTTGCCATTCGCCACAACGACGACTGGAACCCTCTCCCGATCCCGCAAGCTTCCATCAGAAAAATTCCGGTCCTGGCGATGGCACAACTCGGCGACAACGGGCACTTCTGCGACATGGAATACCCGGTCGGCCACGGCGACGGGTATCTGCAATTCTTCAGCTCGGACCCTGATGCCTACGGCCTACGGTGTGTGGGCGACTCGATGGAGCCGCGGATCAAGGATGGCGAGTTCGTCGTGGCCGCCCCCAACCACTCGGTCACGAATGGCGATGAGGTCTTGGTCAAGTCCAAGGACGGCCGCGTCATGATCAAGATCCTGGGCTTCGCGCGGGACGGCTACACTAGCTTCCTGTCCGTCAACCAGAAGCACGGCATCGTGAAGATTCCGAACGACGATATCGAGAAGCTGGACTTCATCGAGGCCATCGTGAAGGCGTCGGCCTGGGTGCCGGACTAA